The Candidatus Bathyarchaeota archaeon genome window below encodes:
- a CDS encoding transglutaminase domain-containing protein, translating to MKFKIRNPTVACLTHTIIISNLGNFAVKDVQLIVPVIRNQTPYHFAVIDRIVPSQNAEFKNDSYGNIYISWKINKILPKEKFVAKIEYSTLSFSVLFQIDQVENYVKESEIYKTYTQPEDYIESDDPLIVETAESIAGNETNPQVIALRIANFVMENLTYEVQPEERGAKWALINGRGDCSEYSYLFVALCRACGIPARVQAGFVFHKINEELTDGHMWAEYYLENYGWVPVDLTWKYINYQDNLHFSSLQSFPIKYPYDNFFVEYSASVGNTVLEASQTVEISKASIENFNDFSLAYSTYDLVLKAETVEELYFISKLMGAQVFVLTELKEVEESLYNFDLSIQQILENNDEGKIQQAQNQIEYASSLVKQIIFKCAILLSILILAIILIIVKLGSRKSEVYEDSLAASIIF from the coding sequence TTGAAGTTTAAAATTCGCAATCCAACAGTTGCTTGTTTAACCCATACAATAATCATTAGTAACTTGGGCAATTTTGCAGTTAAAGACGTTCAACTAATAGTTCCAGTTATAAGAAATCAAACACCTTACCACTTTGCAGTAATAGATAGGATAGTTCCCTCTCAGAATGCAGAATTTAAAAATGACAGCTATGGAAACATCTACATTTCATGGAAAATTAACAAAATACTTCCGAAAGAAAAATTTGTTGCCAAAATAGAGTATTCCACGCTTTCATTTTCAGTTCTTTTCCAAATAGATCAAGTTGAAAATTACGTTAAAGAATCTGAAATATACAAGACGTACACGCAGCCGGAAGATTACATTGAATCGGACGACCCATTAATAGTTGAAACTGCTGAAAGCATTGCTGGAAATGAGACTAACCCGCAGGTTATTGCCCTAAGAATAGCAAATTTCGTAATGGAAAATTTAACTTATGAAGTTCAACCTGAGGAGAGAGGGGCGAAGTGGGCGTTAATTAACGGCCGAGGAGACTGCTCGGAATATTCCTATCTCTTCGTTGCCTTGTGCCGTGCATGCGGTATTCCAGCCAGAGTTCAAGCCGGATTTGTCTTTCACAAAATTAATGAAGAATTGACCGATGGGCACATGTGGGCTGAATATTACCTAGAAAACTACGGATGGGTTCCAGTAGATTTAACTTGGAAATACATAAACTACCAAGATAATCTGCACTTCAGCTCTCTACAAAGCTTTCCAATAAAATATCCATACGACAACTTTTTCGTTGAATATTCCGCATCTGTTGGAAACACTGTTTTAGAAGCCTCCCAAACTGTTGAAATCTCTAAGGCTTCAATTGAAAATTTTAACGATTTCAGCCTAGCCTATTCAACCTATGATTTGGTTTTGAAGGCTGAAACGGTGGAAGAGCTCTACTTTATTTCAAAGTTGATGGGTGCCCAAGTCTTTGTTTTAACAGAGCTAAAAGAAGTTGAAGAGTCGCTATACAATTTCGATTTAAGTATTCAGCAAATACTAGAAAATAATGATGAAGGAAAGATTCAGCAAGCTCAAAATCAAATTGAATATGCCTCAAGCTTAGTTAAGCAGATAATTTTCAAATGTGCAATTTTGCTTTCAATACTTATTCTTGCAATTATTCTAATTATTGTGAAGCTTGGTTCAAGGAAAAGTGAAGTTTATGAAGATTCTTTGGCCGCTTCTATTATCTTTTGA
- a CDS encoding hydroxyacid dehydrogenase, translating to MKVLVCDPIHEEGIKILKDAGFDVHIRPDISYEELKQTVGDYEVLVVRSRTKVTREIVEAGKDLRIVARAGAGIDNIDVEAAKEKGIKVLNTPEAPAVAVAELTIGLLLSLARHIPRADHSMKEGKWIKKQLKGWQLKGKTLGVVGLGHIGEKVARLARAFGMKILITKRTPPPPEILKELDAEFVPLDELLKRSDVISLHIPLTPQTYHMIGEKEIQLMKDGAFIINTSRGAVLDEKALFEALKTGKLAGAALDVYEKEPPTDYSLAKLPNVVCTPHIGAQTVEAQKLASTLIAQKIIEAAKESS from the coding sequence ATGAAAGTACTCGTCTGTGACCCCATACATGAAGAAGGGATAAAAATTCTTAAAGACGCTGGGTTCGACGTTCATATACGCCCAGACATTTCCTACGAAGAACTTAAGCAAACTGTTGGAGACTATGAAGTTTTAGTTGTTAGAAGTAGAACAAAGGTTACTAGGGAAATAGTTGAAGCTGGAAAAGATCTTAGAATTGTAGCTAGAGCTGGGGCTGGAATAGACAACATCGATGTGGAAGCTGCAAAGGAAAAGGGAATAAAAGTTTTGAACACGCCTGAAGCGCCGGCGGTAGCAGTTGCAGAGCTTACAATTGGACTTTTACTCTCACTTGCAAGGCATATTCCAAGGGCGGATCATTCGATGAAAGAGGGAAAATGGATTAAAAAACAGCTTAAAGGATGGCAATTAAAGGGGAAAACTTTAGGAGTAGTTGGTTTAGGCCATATAGGCGAGAAGGTAGCTAGACTTGCAAGAGCCTTCGGAATGAAAATACTCATAACAAAGCGTACTCCGCCTCCTCCGGAAATTTTGAAGGAGCTAGACGCAGAGTTTGTTCCACTGGATGAGTTGCTGAAAAGAAGCGATGTCATAAGCTTGCATATACCGTTAACTCCGCAGACCTATCACATGATAGGCGAAAAGGAAATTCAACTCATGAAGGATGGAGCATTCATAATTAACACTTCAAGAGGAGCCGTACTAGATGAAAAAGCCTTGTTTGAAGCTTTAAAAACTGGAAAACTTGCGGGCGCTGCGTTAGACGTGTATGAAAAAGAGCCGCCTACAGACTATTCGCTTGCAAAACTGCCGAATGTAGTGTGTACTCCGCATATAGGAGCCCAAACGGTGGAAGCTCAAAAACTTGCCTCTACACTTATAGCTCAAAAGATAATAGAAGCGGCCAAAGAATCTTCATAA
- a CDS encoding DUF4114 domain-containing protein, whose product MKREHFVIPLLVFLSLIALTLTLTVHPVYAEPTLLEVFDHLGFTNVVKVENETFPPGTYEITLYAEFAAYCNENELSYYEVGTNTYNLIFAGPEGGTGYIEPPLTKVFTINYEFGLSMLTPENHRYFTENSKNPDGQIHSVVYKNLDDPFMYLIGFENLYGAGDRDYQDMVFSIKLTTPQQVIPQVPFGTILASALMFAAFLGFVWNKRLNNSS is encoded by the coding sequence TTGAAAAGGGAACATTTCGTCATACCTCTACTAGTTTTTCTATCCTTAATAGCTTTAACTCTAACCTTAACCGTTCATCCCGTATATGCAGAGCCAACCCTTTTAGAGGTGTTTGACCATTTAGGCTTTACCAACGTTGTTAAAGTAGAGAATGAAACTTTTCCGCCTGGAACCTACGAAATAACCCTCTATGCGGAGTTTGCAGCCTACTGCAACGAAAACGAGTTAAGCTATTATGAAGTCGGTACAAACACATACAACCTAATCTTTGCCGGTCCAGAAGGAGGAACAGGATACATCGAACCTCCATTAACCAAAGTATTTACAATCAATTACGAGTTCGGCTTGTCCATGCTTACTCCTGAAAACCATAGATATTTCACAGAAAACTCAAAAAACCCAGACGGCCAAATCCACTCGGTTGTCTACAAGAATCTAGATGACCCTTTCATGTATCTAATAGGATTCGAAAACCTCTACGGAGCCGGAGATAGAGACTATCAAGACATGGTCTTTTCAATAAAACTAACCACTCCTCAGCAAGTAATTCCCCAAGTACCATTCGGCACAATATTGGCTTCAGCACTAATGTTTGCTGCATTCTTAGGATTTGTATGGAATAAACGTTTAAATAATTCTAGCTAA
- a CDS encoding redox-regulated ATPase YchF, producing the protein MRKSQSKLLGLVGKPNVGKSTFFSAATLAPAEIANYPFTTIRPNRGIGYVRTPCVCREFNVKDNPVNSLCINGIRLIPVELIDCAGLVPGAWQGRGLGNQFLDEIRKADALIHIVDASGGTDIEGRTCKPGTHDPVEDARFLEVEITMWMVNILKRDWPKIARKAETESSVDLLKVLEERLSGLQIKRTHIFEAIRTAELNPEKPTSWSEEDFIKFVDTLRKVAKPMLIAANKIDIPPAEENVERLKELGYIVVPCCAEAELALRRASEKNLIEYTPGDCSFKILQREKLTESQLKALETIREKILLKYGSTGVQDAINTAFFKLLNMIVVYPVEDIEHLTDHKGNVLPDAYLVPYGTTAREFAYIIHSELGETFIYAIEARNKKRVGETYILKDRDVISIVSAKKRV; encoded by the coding sequence ATGAGAAAATCCCAATCAAAATTGTTAGGGCTAGTTGGAAAACCGAATGTTGGGAAATCAACTTTTTTCAGTGCTGCAACTCTCGCTCCAGCTGAAATAGCCAATTACCCGTTTACGACAATAAGGCCGAACAGGGGTATAGGCTACGTTCGAACCCCCTGCGTATGTAGAGAATTCAACGTTAAAGATAATCCGGTTAATTCTCTATGCATAAATGGGATACGCCTAATACCAGTTGAACTAATCGACTGCGCCGGACTTGTTCCCGGGGCATGGCAAGGAAGAGGATTAGGAAACCAGTTCCTAGACGAGATTCGTAAAGCCGACGCCCTAATTCACATAGTTGATGCGTCCGGAGGAACAGACATAGAAGGAAGAACATGCAAACCTGGAACTCACGACCCAGTTGAGGACGCTCGCTTTCTAGAAGTTGAAATTACAATGTGGATGGTGAACATTTTAAAACGTGACTGGCCTAAAATCGCCAGAAAGGCTGAAACTGAATCCTCAGTTGATTTGCTTAAAGTTCTTGAAGAACGCCTAAGCGGGCTTCAAATAAAAAGAACTCACATATTTGAGGCTATAAGAACAGCTGAACTAAACCCGGAAAAGCCAACTTCATGGAGCGAAGAAGACTTCATAAAATTTGTTGACACCCTAAGGAAAGTCGCCAAGCCAATGTTAATAGCCGCAAACAAGATAGATATCCCCCCAGCAGAAGAAAACGTTGAAAGACTAAAAGAATTAGGCTACATAGTTGTTCCATGCTGCGCAGAAGCAGAACTAGCCCTAAGAAGAGCTTCTGAAAAAAACTTAATAGAATACACACCCGGAGACTGCAGCTTCAAAATTTTACAACGTGAAAAGCTAACGGAAAGTCAATTAAAAGCTTTAGAGACGATTAGGGAAAAAATACTTTTAAAATACGGCTCAACTGGGGTTCAAGATGCAATAAACACGGCGTTCTTTAAGCTCTTAAACATGATAGTCGTTTATCCAGTTGAGGACATCGAACACTTAACAGACCATAAAGGGAACGTTCTACCAGACGCTTACCTAGTGCCTTACGGAACCACCGCACGGGAATTCGCCTACATAATACATAGTGAACTAGGCGAAACTTTCATCTACGCAATAGAAGCAAGAAACAAGAAAAGAGTGGGTGAAACTTACATTCTGAAAGACAGAGACGTAATTTCAATCGTTAGCGCCAAGAAAAGAGTATAA
- the uppS gene encoding di-trans,poly-cis-decaprenylcistransferase, which yields MLKKLLSILGIYKIYEKWLWHQVRNGTKPEHIAVILDGNRRWALEHSLNPWMGHKQGAEKVEELLDWCLEIGVKSVTLYAFSTENFRRSPKEVEEIMKIAEEKLRKILTDKRIHENNVKVKIIGRKNLLPKSLRKLADEVEESTKNYNKHFLNVALAYGGRAEIVDAARKIAERVEKGEIGSKQIDEELFEKFLYTAHLPKQDPDLIIRTSGEERLSGFLLWQSAYSELCFLDIYWPEFRKIDLLRAIRTFQKRKRRFGK from the coding sequence ATGCTGAAAAAACTGCTTTCAATTCTCGGTATTTACAAAATTTATGAAAAGTGGCTTTGGCATCAAGTAAGAAACGGGACGAAACCAGAGCATATAGCTGTAATTTTGGACGGAAACAGAAGATGGGCCTTAGAACATTCGTTAAATCCGTGGATGGGCCACAAACAAGGCGCAGAAAAGGTAGAAGAACTTCTTGACTGGTGTCTAGAGATAGGAGTAAAATCTGTAACACTCTACGCATTTTCCACCGAAAATTTTCGGAGATCACCAAAAGAAGTTGAAGAAATAATGAAAATAGCTGAAGAAAAACTGAGGAAAATCTTGACAGATAAAAGAATTCATGAAAACAATGTAAAGGTAAAAATAATTGGAAGAAAAAATCTTCTCCCGAAGTCCCTTCGAAAACTTGCAGACGAGGTTGAGGAATCAACGAAAAATTACAACAAGCACTTTTTAAACGTAGCCTTAGCTTATGGAGGTAGAGCTGAAATAGTAGATGCTGCAAGGAAAATAGCTGAGAGAGTGGAGAAGGGAGAAATAGGATCTAAGCAAATCGACGAGGAACTATTTGAAAAATTCCTTTATACTGCACATTTGCCGAAGCAGGATCCAGACTTGATAATAAGAACTTCAGGTGAGGAACGTCTAAGCGGGTTTCTGTTATGGCAGTCGGCCTACAGTGAATTATGCTTCTTAGATATTTATTGGCCAGAATTCAGAAAGATTGATTTGCTGAGGGCAATTAGGACTTTCCAGAAAAGAAAGAGGAGATTTGGGAAATAA
- the mtnP gene encoding S-methyl-5'-thioadenosine phosphorylase, translated as MAVIGGSGLEEIFESKETLRIGTPYGLPSRIFLSEIDGRNVAFLPRHGKAHSVPPHKINYRANIYALHKLGVVRIIATNAVGAINEKFSPGDLVVPHDFVDFTKRRVPTFYESSPVTHVDFTFPYCPEIRETLISSAKKLNVKVWDRAVLVCTEGPRFETPAEIEVFRKLGCDVVGMTGIPEAVLARELEICYASLCYVSNMAAGLQSKLSAVEVKRIIDNIFPVFEQVLRETVRTLPHVRKCPCKDALKDARYE; from the coding sequence ATTGCAGTAATAGGCGGAAGCGGTTTAGAAGAAATTTTTGAGAGCAAGGAAACTTTGCGGATAGGAACTCCCTACGGCTTACCATCCAGAATATTCCTCAGCGAAATTGACGGAAGAAATGTGGCTTTTCTTCCAAGACATGGGAAAGCGCATTCAGTTCCACCTCACAAAATAAATTATAGAGCCAACATCTATGCCTTGCATAAATTAGGCGTTGTTAGGATAATTGCCACCAATGCTGTGGGGGCGATAAATGAAAAATTCAGCCCCGGAGACTTGGTTGTTCCTCACGACTTTGTCGATTTTACTAAACGGCGGGTACCAACCTTCTATGAAAGTTCTCCAGTGACCCATGTTGACTTCACCTTTCCCTACTGTCCAGAAATTAGGGAGACCCTAATTAGTTCTGCCAAAAAGCTCAACGTTAAGGTTTGGGATAGAGCCGTTTTAGTCTGCACTGAGGGGCCGAGATTTGAAACTCCTGCGGAGATAGAAGTTTTCCGAAAATTAGGTTGCGACGTTGTAGGTATGACTGGCATTCCGGAGGCGGTGCTTGCAAGGGAACTTGAAATCTGCTATGCTTCACTTTGCTATGTTTCAAATATGGCTGCTGGCTTACAGAGTAAACTTTCAGCAGTTGAAGTTAAAAGGATAATTGATAATATTTTTCCAGTGTTTGAGCAAGTTTTAAGAGAAACCGTGAGAACTCTTCCGCATGTCAGGAAGTGTCCATGTAAGGATGCATTAAAAGATGCACGCTATGAGTGA
- a CDS encoding DUF373 family protein has product MEKTEGEERILILCVDRDGDIETKAEIRTPIIGREQNLEAATALALKDPEEADANAMFEAIRIFDRLKSESREHESFEVATISGSEIGGVGADRKIVNELNEVLKKFPATEVILVTDGFTDEMVLPLIESRIPVSSVRRVVIKHSESIEETAALFTRYLRIIWENPKYGRIFLGLPGILLVLLGFLWVFNLLTYFWIAFILVLGFIFLIKGFGVDRLAKKAYIWVKEYSPPPFHVQIASFTAIAGFLSAGIGLYQGFSFAAGKVSEYALNISDLGVFLENLPRLIGWFIQGSVSLIIVGICVVLTGRAIRWYFERDTRLLRTAAIIVVIAWSSQILEQTSRVLINPSELFPAGLVFSIFIGILLAIASFLIIFIVHRKYSGFFRKKEEEIEEFTEG; this is encoded by the coding sequence ATGGAAAAAACAGAGGGCGAAGAAAGAATTCTAATTCTATGCGTTGACAGAGATGGAGACATAGAGACAAAAGCAGAAATAAGAACACCAATAATTGGAAGAGAACAAAATCTGGAGGCGGCAACAGCCCTAGCTTTAAAGGACCCAGAAGAGGCAGATGCAAACGCCATGTTCGAAGCCATAAGGATTTTTGATAGACTGAAATCCGAGAGTAGAGAACATGAAAGTTTTGAAGTAGCAACAATTTCAGGGTCAGAAATCGGCGGCGTGGGGGCTGACAGAAAAATTGTAAATGAACTAAACGAGGTTCTAAAGAAGTTTCCGGCTACAGAAGTTATACTTGTCACCGACGGATTCACAGACGAAATGGTTTTACCTCTAATCGAGTCGAGGATTCCCGTCTCCTCAGTCAGACGTGTGGTAATAAAGCATAGTGAATCAATAGAGGAAACAGCTGCACTTTTTACCAGATACTTAAGAATAATATGGGAGAACCCCAAATACGGCAGAATATTCCTAGGCTTACCCGGAATATTGCTTGTTTTACTTGGTTTTCTATGGGTTTTCAATCTTTTGACATACTTTTGGATTGCTTTCATCCTCGTTTTAGGCTTCATTTTTCTGATTAAGGGTTTTGGAGTGGACCGCCTTGCGAAGAAGGCATATATTTGGGTTAAAGAATACTCTCCTCCGCCATTTCATGTTCAAATTGCGAGTTTTACAGCTATAGCCGGATTCCTTTCAGCTGGAATCGGGTTATATCAAGGTTTCAGCTTTGCAGCTGGTAAAGTTTCTGAGTATGCTTTAAACATATCTGATCTAGGAGTGTTTTTGGAAAATCTGCCCCGTTTAATTGGATGGTTTATTCAAGGGTCAGTTTCTTTAATAATAGTTGGTATATGTGTGGTTTTAACTGGAAGGGCAATACGGTGGTATTTTGAACGTGACACAAGGCTTCTTCGAACAGCAGCTATAATAGTTGTAATTGCATGGTCATCGCAAATCCTTGAACAGACGTCAAGGGTTTTAATTAACCCCTCAGAACTCTTTCCAGCTGGGCTAGTGTTTTCCATATTTATCGGCATACTTTTAGCCATAGCATCTTTCCTCATAATCTTCATAGTTCACAGGAAGTATTCCGGCTTCTTCAGGAAGAAGGAGGAAGAAATTGAAGAATTTACAGAAGGCTGA
- a CDS encoding tRNA 5'-guanylyltransferase, whose translation MQESSSNKGKLQEFTKSEIYSRITVPDNIPFIVRLDGWKFRALSEKLETEKPFDKRIAKCLAASSRQIVNNFNPAVVHIISDEINLLFIKNYPFDGRIEKINSILSGLTSSTFSLNLENFFKRTVNVSFDSRIVVLPEKDIVKYFAWRQQNGWRNHNNAYAYWLLRKLGYSPKKASEKLKGIKAKEIHELLHTHGINLSKTPTWQRRGILIYKETYERKGAKRRKIVENWEPPLFTEPNGEKLLRQIIEKAMKKNE comes from the coding sequence ATGCAAGAATCATCCTCGAATAAAGGAAAACTGCAGGAATTCACTAAAAGCGAAATCTACTCACGCATAACAGTTCCAGACAATATACCATTCATAGTTAGACTTGACGGATGGAAATTTCGAGCTTTATCCGAAAAACTTGAAACTGAAAAACCTTTTGACAAAAGAATAGCAAAATGCCTCGCTGCCTCAAGTAGACAGATAGTTAATAACTTTAACCCCGCAGTAGTGCACATCATAAGCGACGAAATAAACCTACTATTCATCAAAAACTACCCTTTTGATGGAAGAATCGAGAAGATAAACTCCATTCTATCCGGACTTACCTCAAGCACATTCAGCTTAAACCTAGAAAATTTCTTTAAAAGAACAGTTAATGTCTCTTTTGACTCCCGCATTGTAGTTCTCCCAGAAAAAGACATAGTAAAATACTTCGCTTGGAGACAACAAAACGGATGGAGAAACCACAACAACGCATATGCCTACTGGCTTCTACGCAAATTGGGATATTCTCCAAAAAAGGCCTCAGAAAAACTGAAAGGAATAAAAGCAAAAGAAATACACGAACTTCTCCACACCCACGGAATAAACCTATCTAAAACGCCTACGTGGCAAAGAAGAGGAATTCTAATTTACAAGGAAACCTATGAAAGAAAAGGAGCGAAAAGAAGGAAAATAGTTGAAAACTGGGAGCCACCCCTATTTACAGAGCCAAACGGGGAAAAACTACTACGACAAATAATTGAAAAAGCGATGAAGAAAAATGAATGA
- a CDS encoding acetate--CoA ligase family protein, translating into MNKVSEIISKVRGEGRKFLLEPEAKAICMEYGIPVTKFKVASSEDEAVKFAEEIGYPIVLKIVSPDVIHKFDVGGVILNLKSAEEVRKAYNQIIENVRKHKPNARILGVTVQEMVPPSTEVIVGAIKDAQFGPTLMFGLGGIFVEVLKDVTFRIAPITEEEAKEMISEIKAYPILKGYRGNPPADIDSIAKILVNTSKLVIDHQEIKELDLNPIIVYESGAKTVDARIILE; encoded by the coding sequence ATGAACAAGGTTTCGGAAATAATATCTAAAGTTAGAGGGGAAGGTCGAAAGTTTCTGCTTGAACCAGAAGCCAAAGCCATTTGTATGGAATATGGTATCCCAGTAACAAAGTTCAAAGTTGCATCTTCAGAAGATGAAGCAGTTAAGTTTGCTGAGGAAATAGGCTATCCTATTGTTTTGAAAATTGTTTCTCCAGATGTTATTCACAAGTTTGATGTTGGCGGAGTTATTCTCAATTTAAAATCGGCTGAGGAAGTAAGGAAAGCTTACAATCAAATAATTGAGAATGTAAGGAAACATAAACCCAACGCAAGAATTTTAGGTGTTACAGTCCAAGAGATGGTTCCGCCTTCAACTGAAGTTATCGTTGGCGCAATTAAGGACGCCCAGTTCGGTCCAACCCTAATGTTTGGACTCGGAGGAATCTTCGTTGAAGTCTTAAAGGATGTAACATTTAGAATTGCACCAATAACAGAGGAAGAAGCAAAGGAGATGATAAGCGAAATTAAGGCCTACCCGATTCTGAAGGGCTATAGAGGAAACCCGCCGGCCGACATAGATTCAATAGCCAAAATCCTAGTGAACACTTCCAAGCTTGTAATAGACCACCAAGAAATAAAGGAATTAGACTTAAACCCAATAATTGTTTATGAAAGCGGGGCAAAAACTGTCGATGCAAGAATCATCCTCGAATAA
- a CDS encoding ECF transporter S component produces MNLQFTSRRLAFISVLTALCLAIQLSPRPPNVEFTSLFTFLVGALEGPFIGAFFGAFVMFVNGFLSPYGFAGLNLPFQMVGMAVVGLIGSVYARYLPKNSASRNYYFEAAVLGALSALIFDLITNLGVGVSFILSGMKPEVAIFSALASGSFFSLVHTVSNATVLGLVFLPLMNASRKLLEGDGVWLRKGY; encoded by the coding sequence ATGAATTTGCAATTTACCTCACGGAGACTTGCCTTCATAAGCGTATTAACAGCGTTATGCTTGGCGATTCAGTTATCGCCACGACCGCCTAATGTTGAATTTACAAGTCTCTTCACATTTCTCGTTGGAGCCTTGGAAGGCCCATTCATTGGAGCCTTTTTCGGGGCTTTCGTCATGTTTGTTAATGGTTTTCTTTCTCCCTACGGTTTTGCAGGGCTTAATTTGCCTTTTCAAATGGTTGGAATGGCAGTTGTAGGCTTAATTGGAAGTGTCTACGCTAGGTATTTGCCGAAAAATAGTGCTTCTAGAAATTACTATTTTGAAGCGGCTGTTCTCGGAGCTTTAAGCGCTCTAATTTTTGACTTAATTACTAATTTGGGAGTTGGCGTTTCCTTTATTCTTTCAGGTATGAAACCTGAAGTTGCCATTTTCTCAGCTTTGGCTTCTGGTTCATTTTTCTCTCTTGTTCATACGGTTTCTAACGCTACAGTTCTAGGCTTAGTCTTTCTTCCGCTTATGAATGCATCAAGAAAATTGCTTGAAGGTGATGGAGTTTGGTTGAGAAAAGGGTATTAA
- the cofE gene encoding coenzyme F420-0:L-glutamate ligase: MDVIQIIGIESLPIIKMGDNIAEFICQAAEKQGTPIKDEDIIVVSHIIVSRAEGNIVNLNEVKPSPFALELAKELRKDPALVEVILRESKGIVRMGNGKLITKTKHGIVCANSGVDKSNVPGERTVALLPKDPDLSARRIKEEIKRITGKDVAVIISDTHGRPLREGEINIAIGVAGIKPIRDRRGEKDLFGYTLKVKRTAIADELASAAELVMGQANEGVPAAIIRGYKYPKSEDAKATELVRPKEKDLFM, from the coding sequence ATGGATGTTATTCAAATAATTGGAATTGAAAGCCTTCCAATCATAAAAATGGGAGACAATATAGCCGAATTTATATGCCAAGCAGCGGAAAAGCAGGGAACCCCCATAAAAGATGAAGACATAATCGTAGTCTCTCACATAATTGTTTCAAGAGCTGAAGGAAACATCGTAAATCTAAACGAAGTAAAACCCTCACCTTTTGCATTAGAATTGGCAAAGGAACTAAGGAAAGATCCAGCGCTTGTGGAAGTTATTTTAAGAGAATCAAAAGGCATAGTTAGAATGGGCAATGGAAAACTGATAACAAAAACTAAACATGGAATCGTATGCGCAAACTCCGGGGTAGATAAATCAAATGTTCCCGGCGAAAGAACAGTAGCATTACTACCCAAAGACCCGGATCTCTCAGCTCGCAGAATTAAGGAAGAGATAAAAAGAATTACAGGAAAGGATGTTGCAGTAATAATTTCTGATACGCATGGACGTCCTTTACGAGAAGGAGAGATAAACATAGCCATAGGGGTAGCTGGAATAAAGCCGATAAGAGATAGACGAGGAGAAAAAGATCTCTTCGGGTACACTTTAAAAGTAAAGAGAACAGCAATAGCAGACGAACTCGCCTCGGCGGCGGAACTTGTAATGGGCCAGGCAAATGAGGGAGTTCCGGCCGCAATAATAAGGGGATATAAATACCCAAAGTCAGAAGATGCAAAAGCAACTGAGCTTGTGAGACCTAAAGAGAAAGACCTCTTCATGTAA
- a CDS encoding transcriptional regulator, translating into MKGNTRRSGHRDSLDIVADILKASLGGAKKTQLMYRCNLSFRQLESYLKLLLDKQLLRQNIVKKSRFSTLFETTDKGREFLRNYKVLKALIST; encoded by the coding sequence ATGAAAGGAAATACCCGCAGAAGTGGTCATCGTGACAGCCTTGACATAGTAGCTGATATTCTTAAAGCTTCTCTGGGAGGCGCTAAGAAAACTCAGTTAATGTACCGTTGCAATTTGAGTTTTCGTCAACTGGAGTCATATCTTAAGCTACTTTTGGATAAGCAGCTTTTAAGACAAAATATTGTTAAGAAAAGTAGATTTTCCACTCTTTTTGAGACTACTGATAAGGGGCGGGAATTTTTAAGGAATTACAAGGTTTTAAAGGCTTTAATATCTACTTAA
- a CDS encoding stage II sporulation protein M, with translation MDLLTVLRWWLSHSLYQLIYPIIESAGFKNPTTMVLIIMYNTAAILYLYLLTAIVYPLLREKSWKIAFSITTFWMLIGLLILVAVFQQNQRLAIMSITPHAYIELTAILYWINALRKMCLRKPEIKLKTYDFKDYISLIKNHENVLKLAKYDFLAFLKAANKSFKSFWNKETKIKLLITISLLVLSAFIETYITPIFMEL, from the coding sequence ATGGACCTTTTAACAGTTCTACGATGGTGGCTTTCCCATTCACTATACCAGCTAATTTATCCAATAATAGAATCAGCGGGGTTCAAAAATCCCACTACGATGGTTCTAATAATAATGTACAACACTGCGGCAATATTATACCTCTACTTACTGACAGCGATAGTCTATCCATTACTTAGAGAAAAATCCTGGAAAATAGCTTTTTCAATAACGACATTTTGGATGTTAATAGGCCTACTTATCCTAGTAGCAGTTTTTCAACAAAATCAAAGATTAGCCATAATGTCCATAACGCCTCATGCATATATAGAATTAACCGCAATTCTCTACTGGATAAACGCTCTAAGAAAAATGTGCTTAAGAAAGCCGGAAATAAAACTGAAAACGTACGACTTCAAAGACTACATAAGTTTAATAAAAAACCATGAAAATGTCTTAAAACTTGCAAAATATGACTTTTTAGCATTTTTAAAGGCTGCAAACAAATCTTTCAAATCTTTTTGGAATAAAGAAACGAAAATAAAACTTTTAATCACAATATCATTACTTGTTTTATCAGCGTTTATAGAAACGTATATAACTCCAATTTTTATGGAACTTTAG